The proteins below are encoded in one region of Bacteroidales bacterium:
- a CDS encoding hydrolase, with protein MAAQKPETECCPRYVPENWDDKTLEWQQKQFVKASVRTFMFMPLNFGSVMRRLNKKLQESNINVPDWLCLSDHTSKWNMDLYLAVDKPVTGLQNTTLSGKFYTRVYEGPFKDTAKWCDDYKKIAGEKGMEIKKWYMWYTTCPACAKKYGKNYVAIMGQVN; from the coding sequence ATGGCTGCACAAAAACCAGAAACCGAATGTTGTCCGCGTTATGTGCCTGAGAATTGGGATGACAAAACGCTTGAATGGCAACAAAAACAGTTTGTAAAAGCCAGTGTCAGAACGTTTATGTTTATGCCGCTGAATTTTGGGAGTGTTATGCGCAGGCTGAATAAGAAACTGCAGGAATCAAATATAAATGTGCCTGACTGGCTGTGTCTTTCAGATCATACATCGAAGTGGAACATGGATTTGTACCTGGCTGTGGATAAACCGGTAACAGGATTGCAGAATACAACACTCAGCGGCAAGTTTTATACCAGGGTTTATGAAGGACCGTTTAAGGATACAGCAAAATGGTGTGATGATTATAAGAAGATTGCCGGAGAAAAAGGTATGGAAATTAAAAAATGGTACATGTGGTATACCACTTGTCCCGCCTGTGCCAAAAAATATGGAAAGAACTATGTTGCCATAATGGGCCAGGTAAATTGA
- a CDS encoding DUF3795 domain-containing protein codes for MNKKFIACCGLNCEVCDAYIATVNNDDELRKKTAESWQKMFNVPSIPYETINCTGCREKGAKIAHCSECQVRNCVISKGFETCADCDELGTCKIVAQIHQYSQEALENLKKLN; via the coding sequence ATGAATAAAAAATTTATAGCCTGTTGCGGGCTGAATTGTGAGGTTTGCGATGCTTACATCGCCACAGTGAATAATGACGATGAACTCCGTAAAAAGACTGCCGAAAGCTGGCAGAAAATGTTCAATGTGCCTTCCATTCCTTACGAAACGATTAATTGCACAGGATGCCGTGAAAAAGGCGCCAAAATTGCGCACTGCAGTGAATGCCAGGTAAGGAATTGTGTCATCAGTAAAGGATTTGAAACGTGTGCCGATTGCGACGAACTGGGAACCTGTAAAATCGTGGCCCAAATCCATCAGTATTCACAGGAAGCTCTTGAGAACCTTAAGAAACTCAATTAA
- a CDS encoding pyridoxal phosphate-dependent aminotransferase, with translation MRRLQFKDKNPYFSASIYSTMNPVLSQMTPFIVMEVLEKAKAMEQQGISVIHLEVGEPDFSMPSCISSASHKAIDNGHTHYTHSLGDLSLRKALTVFYHREYNVDVDPECIVITSGSSPAILMMLMTLCDAGEEVLISNPGYPCYRNFILSCHAVPVDVPVSASNDFQFEISQVMKARTTRTKAIMVNSPMNPCGVLVKDDVYRQLVDTGIPVISDEIYHGLVYSGKTRSVLEFSPEAIVVSGFSKRFAMTGLRLGYIIAPRKYIRSLQILQQNLFICAPSLAQQAAVSALENSDSDVAAMRRTYDERRVYMLKRLRNMGFEIEAEPQGAFYIFANACRFTCDSYKFAFDVLQNAHVGITPGTDFGTRGEGYVRFSYANSLDHIREGMDRLERYLVISD, from the coding sequence ATGAGACGACTGCAGTTTAAGGATAAAAATCCTTACTTTAGTGCCTCAATTTACAGCACTATGAACCCGGTTCTTTCCCAGATGACTCCCTTTATTGTGATGGAGGTGCTGGAGAAGGCAAAAGCAATGGAACAACAGGGAATTTCCGTTATTCACCTCGAAGTGGGTGAACCTGATTTTTCAATGCCGTCATGCATTTCTTCGGCTTCTCATAAGGCTATTGATAACGGTCATACCCATTACACCCATTCGCTCGGTGACCTGTCATTGCGTAAAGCGTTGACTGTTTTCTATCACCGCGAATATAATGTTGACGTCGATCCGGAGTGCATCGTGATTACATCCGGTTCATCGCCTGCAATACTGATGATGCTTATGACTCTTTGCGATGCCGGTGAAGAAGTACTGATTTCGAACCCGGGTTATCCCTGTTACAGGAATTTCATCCTGTCGTGTCATGCCGTACCCGTTGATGTGCCTGTAAGTGCATCAAATGATTTCCAGTTTGAGATAAGTCAAGTGATGAAAGCCAGAACAACCAGAACCAAAGCCATTATGGTTAATTCTCCTATGAATCCTTGCGGAGTGCTGGTTAAGGATGATGTATACAGGCAGCTTGTGGATACAGGCATACCGGTAATATCCGATGAAATTTACCATGGACTGGTATATTCCGGCAAAACAAGGTCGGTTCTTGAATTTTCACCAGAAGCAATTGTTGTCAGCGGATTTTCAAAACGGTTTGCCATGACGGGTCTCAGGCTGGGTTATATTATTGCTCCCCGTAAATATATTCGTTCCCTGCAAATCCTTCAGCAAAATCTGTTTATATGTGCACCTTCGCTGGCCCAGCAGGCTGCTGTTTCCGCACTTGAAAATTCAGACAGTGATGTAGCTGCTATGAGAAGAACATATGATGAACGCCGCGTTTATATGTTAAAACGACTACGGAATATGGGATTTGAAATAGAAGCCGAACCCCAGGGTGCTTTCTATATTTTTGCGAACGCATGCAGATTCACATGCGATTCATACAAATTTGCTTTTGATGTCCTTCAAAATGCACACGTGGGCATAACGCCGGGAACCGATTTTGGCACCCGTGGCGAGGGCTATGTGAGGTTCTCCTATGCCAATTCCCTTGATCATATCAGGGAGGGAATGGATCGCCTGGAACGGTATTTAGTGATTAGTGATTAG
- a CDS encoding TetR/AcrR family transcriptional regulator, with product MSVTRERILELGESLIRTKGYNAFSYQDISSELGIKNAAVHYYFPTKENLGTSIVKTNILRFEEMVENLQSRDFDEWHQMETFLKIYKKSHREQKKCIIGALSPDYATLSESTQRELKKMINLVLKWLTELLERGKTKKTFIFHDDAATKAARILSSLVASLQLNDLIERMDYKIFCQSILDDLKS from the coding sequence ATGTCGGTAACCCGTGAACGAATACTTGAGTTGGGTGAAAGCCTGATCCGGACAAAGGGTTATAATGCATTCAGTTACCAGGATATCTCATCGGAGCTAGGCATAAAGAACGCTGCCGTTCATTATTATTTCCCCACAAAAGAGAACCTGGGCACCAGTATTGTCAAAACCAACATCCTGCGATTTGAAGAGATGGTTGAGAATTTGCAAAGCCGTGATTTTGATGAATGGCACCAGATGGAAACATTTCTTAAGATTTATAAAAAGAGCCACCGTGAACAAAAGAAGTGTATCATTGGTGCGCTGAGTCCCGACTACGCCACGCTGAGCGAGTCAACGCAAAGGGAGCTGAAGAAGATGATTAACCTTGTGCTGAAATGGCTTACCGAACTATTGGAACGGGGAAAGACAAAAAAAACTTTTATCTTTCATGATGATGCGGCCACAAAGGCTGCACGGATTTTATCAAGCCTGGTAGCGAGTTTGCAGCTGAATGATTTAATTGAAAGAATGGACTACAAGATTTTTTGCCAGTCCATCCTTGATGATCTTAAAAGTTGA